Proteins encoded in a region of the Novipirellula caenicola genome:
- a CDS encoding circularly permuted type 2 ATP-grasp protein — protein MASQSQSQTQSIASPKLSGYQTDGFFDELVDEKTVARPDAELLIDRINKLPAEELLRRQKAIERALYQMGITFTVYSDAAGTEKIMPFDIVPRIVSTMLWHHIEAGLKQRIKALNLFLGDIYNEQQIVKDGVIPSDLIESASTFLPQCVGLKPPRNVWCHVTGTDLVRDNTGAVYVLEDNLRCPSGVSYVLQNRHVMKKNFPQVFSASRVRPVRDYPARLYQMLRGMAREDINDPTVAVLTPGVFNSAYYEHSYLAQQMGVELVEGRDLVVEKDVVYMRTTDGLQRVDVLYRRVDDIFLDPEVFRPDSMLGVKGLMSAYRAGNVALANAPGTGIADDKVVYAFVPDMIRYYLNEEAILANVPTYVCSRAEDRKYVLAHLDELVVKAANESGGYGILIGPHATQKERAEFAEKISENPRNFVAQPTLQLSRMPTLADGKMEGRHVDLRPYILCNSEDDVWVMPGGLTRVALRKGSLVVNSSQGGGSKDTWVVADPGQSVAIDELS, from the coding sequence ATGGCCTCACAATCTCAAAGCCAGACTCAGTCGATCGCCTCACCCAAGTTGTCGGGATATCAAACCGACGGATTTTTTGACGAATTAGTCGACGAAAAAACGGTCGCCCGGCCGGACGCGGAACTGTTGATTGATCGGATCAACAAGTTGCCCGCCGAAGAATTGTTGCGTCGTCAAAAGGCGATCGAACGCGCCCTCTATCAGATGGGAATCACGTTTACCGTCTACAGCGATGCGGCAGGGACGGAAAAGATCATGCCCTTTGATATCGTGCCGCGGATCGTCTCGACGATGCTGTGGCATCATATTGAAGCGGGGCTGAAACAGCGCATCAAAGCGTTGAATCTATTTCTCGGCGATATCTATAACGAGCAGCAGATCGTCAAGGACGGTGTGATCCCGAGCGACTTGATCGAATCGGCATCGACGTTCTTGCCGCAATGTGTTGGATTGAAGCCGCCTCGCAATGTTTGGTGTCACGTCACCGGGACCGACCTTGTCCGTGACAACACCGGCGCGGTTTATGTGCTCGAAGACAATCTGCGGTGTCCCTCGGGCGTTTCCTACGTGTTGCAAAATCGGCACGTGATGAAAAAGAACTTTCCCCAAGTGTTCAGCGCTTCGCGAGTCCGTCCGGTACGTGACTATCCGGCTCGCCTGTATCAGATGTTGCGAGGCATGGCACGCGAGGACATCAATGATCCGACCGTGGCCGTGTTGACGCCCGGTGTGTTCAACAGCGCCTATTACGAACACTCGTACTTGGCCCAACAAATGGGGGTCGAGCTTGTCGAAGGCCGCGACTTGGTGGTGGAAAAAGACGTGGTTTATATGCGGACCACCGACGGGCTGCAGCGAGTCGATGTATTGTACCGACGTGTCGACGACATCTTTCTTGATCCCGAAGTGTTCCGCCCCGATTCGATGCTCGGTGTGAAGGGGTTGATGAGCGCTTATCGAGCTGGCAACGTGGCTTTGGCTAACGCGCCGGGGACGGGGATTGCCGACGATAAAGTCGTCTACGCCTTTGTCCCCGATATGATTCGCTACTACCTAAACGAAGAAGCCATTCTGGCCAATGTGCCAACCTATGTCTGCTCGCGAGCCGAGGACCGCAAGTACGTGCTTGCTCATTTGGATGAACTGGTGGTCAAAGCGGCCAACGAATCGGGAGGTTATGGGATTTTGATCGGGCCTCATGCGACTCAGAAAGAGCGAGCGGAGTTTGCTGAGAAAATTAGCGAAAACCCACGCAACTTCGTTGCCCAGCCGACATTGCAGTTGTCTCGAATGCCCACGCTTGCCGATGGCAAGATGGAGGGGCGGCATGTCGATTTGCGTCCCTACATCCTGTGCAATAGCGAAGATGACGTGTGGGTGATGCCCGGTGGATTGACCCGTGTGGCCTTGCGGAAAGGGTCGCTGGTGGTGAATTCATCTCAAGGCGGCGGCAGCAAAGACACCTGGGTTGTCGCCGATCCGGGGCAATCCGTTGCCATTGATGAACTCAGTTAG
- a CDS encoding alpha-E domain-containing protein, translating into MLSRVAESIYWMSRQVERAENLARFLEITLGIVLDQPENLVDPWEPLVQVTGDNEWFAKKYGEANAQNVVQFLAFDTEYHSSMLTSLRCARENAKSVREGLSSEAFLQINEFYHFVNDSVAETITDPTAEFFDIVRQHALFWSGVLDSTMAHDTGWHFANLGRLIERADKTSRILDVKYFNLLPRVDDVGTAVDDLQWSALLLAISGFETYRREHHLMDIEKVVHFFLFHRTFPRSILSCVAGADASLDAIEEVSKSGSAGAAKKQMAALRHRMSSTNVKEVLAGGMHQFIDNLQQELNQIGSSLNHDYFNISTTT; encoded by the coding sequence ATGCTTTCTCGTGTTGCTGAATCAATCTATTGGATGAGCCGTCAAGTTGAACGAGCGGAGAATCTTGCCCGGTTTTTAGAGATCACGCTGGGGATCGTGCTGGATCAACCCGAAAATTTGGTGGATCCATGGGAACCGCTTGTTCAGGTCACCGGCGACAATGAATGGTTCGCAAAGAAGTATGGCGAGGCCAACGCACAAAACGTGGTTCAGTTTCTCGCGTTTGATACCGAATACCACAGTTCGATGTTGACGTCGCTGCGGTGTGCTCGCGAAAACGCCAAAAGTGTTCGCGAGGGATTGTCGTCCGAAGCGTTTTTGCAGATCAACGAGTTCTATCACTTTGTGAACGATTCGGTCGCCGAAACGATTACCGATCCGACGGCCGAGTTCTTTGACATTGTGCGGCAGCATGCGTTGTTTTGGTCGGGCGTGCTCGACAGCACGATGGCTCACGACACCGGATGGCATTTCGCAAACCTCGGCCGGCTGATCGAACGGGCTGACAAAACGTCACGAATCTTGGACGTCAAGTACTTTAATCTGCTGCCTCGCGTCGATGACGTGGGCACCGCGGTGGATGATTTGCAGTGGTCGGCGTTGTTATTGGCGATCAGCGGATTTGAAACCTATCGCCGCGAACATCATTTGATGGACATCGAGAAAGTGGTCCACTTTTTCTTGTTCCATCGCACCTTTCCCCGATCGATTTTGTCGTGTGTCGCAGGGGCCGATGCCTCTTTGGACGCGATTGAAGAGGTGTCGAAGTCGGGGTCGGCGGGCGCGGCAAAGAAGCAGATGGCGGCATTGCGACATCGCATGTCCTCGACCAATGTCAAAGAGGTGTTGGCTGGGGGGATGCATCAGTTCATTGACAATTTGCAGCAAGAGCTAAACCAAATTGGTAGCTCGCTGAACCATGACTATTTCAATATATCGACGACTACATGA